Proteins encoded in a region of the Anopheles ziemanni chromosome 2, idAnoZiCoDA_A2_x.2, whole genome shotgun sequence genome:
- the LOC131282835 gene encoding cGMP-dependent protein kinase, isozyme 2 forms cD5/T2, with the protein MRITHHPGRAIDTSLSLEQRSAMGALYEANWNKVQSSMNSLIESHHEVGASSGASPEAYRGTAKGTGSSEDDEGLPEDEEETDTFQEGNGVLKALNGYRPATIRRARQRQYPEWDELKEPQVHSHHYPEGDGGATKYHTVRGRMLEKTHKPRATLRGSSVAEFDSGHYANMLPVEERSRSSTLKRSNTVAAQIPMAQQRTLDRRETFLHPQQMQQQPKKERIRQQKPMDEYSDHLHRPPVSRYPGGPESDVDRLESKLRASTICDNGVRYRDKSSPADYRRGSDDSESNLSIGDRMTTYRSDNDLCSQIYREGSRNGSLASIPKSTATLSRNRTIKGRPILEDIPADLLPRLDPEKPKKSSGKRVGFGKMLYNTISAGTKFPRTLLKSHFGTRESGGDSSEYDTIGGYRDDSPPSSMSPYSSTSSSPSSSKSSSFKKLFGGSGGNSIQVPNSGSSSRSGSHSSNGVGTGGDNQHHQQQQHRRQQYSASASSDSSADSFFASTATERVSRGPAGFGRVTSNGKFPTLVPVHTYARKRRTGNLIANEPIYGNVEEIYASPDEGRVEVSREGKYLSTLSGAKVLGELAILYHCQRTATITAATDCKLWAIERQCFQTIMMRTGLIRQAEYSDFLKSVPIFKNLPEDTLCKISDVLEECYYQKGDYIIRQGARGDTFFIISKGQVRVTIRQPDTQEEKFIRTLGKGDFFGEKALQGDDLRTANIICDSPEGVTCLVIDRDTFNQLISNLDEIRNRYNDEGVSERKKIYEEFREVKLSDLRVISTLGVGGFGRVELVQLAQDKGRSFALKQMKKAQIVETRQQQHIMSEKEIMSEANCDFIVKLYKTFKDRKYLYMLMESCLGGELWTILRDRGHFDDGTTRFYTACVVEAFDYLHSRNIIYRDLKPENLLLDVSGYVKLVDFGFAKKLQSGRKTWTFCGTPEYVAPEVILNRGHDISADYWSLGVLMFELLTGTPPFTGADPMRTYNIILKGIDAIEFPRNITRNASALIKKLCRDNPTERLGYQRGGISEIQKHKWFDGFYWEGLRNRSLPPPILPKVQSVVDTANFDDYPADPDGPPPDDLSGWDDDF; encoded by the exons ATGAGGATCACACACCATCCGGGTCGTGCGATCGATACGAGCCTCTCGTTGGAGCAGCGCAGTGCAATGGGTGCCCTGTACGAGGCCAACTGGAACAAGGTGCAGTCCAGTATGAACTCGCTGATCGAGAGTCATCACGAGGTGGGAGCGAGTTCCGGTGCATCACCTGAAGCGTACAGGGGAACGGCGAAGGGAACCGGCTCTTCGGAGGATGATGAAGGACTGCCGGAAGACGAGGAGGAAACGGACACCTTTCAGGAGGGTAATGGAGTTCTGAAGGCCCTTAATGGGTACCGTCCGGCAACGATACGGCGCGCCAGACAGCGTCAGTATCCGGAGTGGGATGAGCTGAAGGAACCACAGGTGCATAGTCATCATTACCCGGAAGGGGACGGCGGGGCGACGAAGTACCACACCGTCCGGGGTAGAATGTTGGAGAAGACGCACAAACCACGGGCAACGCTGCGTGGATCCAGTGTGGCGGAGTTCGACAGTGGACACTACGCAAACATGCTCCCGGTGGAGGAGAGATCCCGTAGCTCCACACTCAAACGGTCCAATACAGTCGCAGCTCAGATTCCGATGGCCCAGCAGAGGACGCTCGATCGGAGGGAAACGTTCCTGCACCCACAGCAAATGCAGCAGCAACCGAAAAAGGAGCGAATCCGTCAGCAGAAACCAATGGATGAGTACTCGGACCATCTGCATCGGCCTCCGGTGAGTCGCTATCCGGGCGGTCCAGAATCCGACGTTGATAGGCTCGAGAGTAAGCTGCGCGCGAGTACGATCTGTGATAACGGGGTTCGGTACCGTGACAAGTCCAGCCCGGCCGACTACCGGCGTGGCAGCGATGACAGCGAGAGTAACCTGTCCATCGGTGACCGCATGACGACGTACCGATCCGACAACGATCTCTGCTCACAGATCTACCGCGAGGGAAGCCGTAATGGTTCGCTGGCGAGTATTCCGAAGTCGACGGCAACCTTATCCCGGAACCGCACCATCAAGGGTCGCCCAATCCTAGAGGATATCCCGGCGGACCTGCTTCCCAGGTTGGATCCGGAAAAGCCTAAGAAGTCATCCGGAAAGCGGGTGGGCTTTGGCAAGATGCTCTACAATACGATTTCGGCTGGCACGAAGTTCCCCCGTACGCTGCTCAAGTCCCACTTCGGGACCAGAGAGTCCGGTGGGGACTCGTCGGAGTATGACACTATCGGTGGATACCGGGACGACTCGCCACCGTCGTCGATGTCACCGTACTCGTCCACGTCTTCCTCGCCTTCGTCCTCAAAGTCCTCGTCGTTTAAGAAGCTGTTCGGTGGAAGTGGTGGAAACAGCATCCAAGTCCCGAACAGTGGTAGCAGCAGTCGAAGCGGTAGTCACAGCAGCAATGGAGTTGGTACCGGTGGTGACAATcagcaccatcagcaacaacaacatcgtcGGCAGCAGTACAGCGCCAGCGCCAGTTCCGACTCGTCGGCTGACTCGTTCTTCGCTTCCACGGCGACCGAACGAGTGAGCCGTGGTCCGGCCGGATTCGGCCGGGTGACGTCGAACGGCAAGTTTCCGACGCTGGTTCCGGTACACACGTACGCACGGAAGCGACGCACCGGGAACCTGATAGCCAACGAGCCGATCTACGGCAACGTGGAGGAGATCTACGCGAGTCCCGACG AGGGCCGCGTTGAGGTGTCGCGCGAGGGCAAGTACCTGTCGACGCTGTCCGGCGCCAAGGTTCTGGGCGAGCTGGCCATCCTCTACCACTGCCAGCGGACGGCCACGATCACCGCCGCCACCGACTGCAAGCTATGGGCGATCGAGCGGCAATGCTTCCAGACGATCATGATGCGAACCGGCCTCATACGGCAGGCGGAGTACTCCGATTTCCTCAAGAG CGTGCCGATCTTCAAAAACCTCCCGGAGGATACGCTGTGCAAGATATCGGACGTGCTAGAGGAGTGCTACTACCAGAAGGGCGACTATATCATCCGCCAGGGCGCCCGCGGTGACAcgttcttcatcatctccaAGGGTCAGGTGCGCGTGACGATACGCCAGCCGGACACGCAGGAGGAGAAGTTCATCCGAACCCTCGGAAAGGGCGACTTCTTCGGCGAAAAGGCTCTGCAAGG GGATGATCTACGCACGGCCAACATCATTTGCGACTCGCCGGAGGGCGTCACCTGTCTGGTGATAGATCGGGACACGTTCAATCAGCTGATCTCGAACCTGGACGAGATCCGAAACCGCTACAACGATGAAGGAGTCAGCGAGCGGAAGAA GATCTACGAAGAGTTCCGGGAAGTGAAGCTGTCCGATCTGCGCGTCATCTCGACGCTCGGAGTCGGCGGGTTCGGGCGCGTCGAGCTGGTCCAGCTGGCACAGGACAAAGGGCGCTCGTTCGCGCTGAAGCAGATGAAGAAGGCACAGATCGTCGAGACgcgtcagcagcagcacattATGTCGGAGAAGGAGATCATGAGCGAGGCGAACTGCGACTTCATCGTGAAGCTGTACAAAACGTTCAAGGACCGCAAGTACCTGTACATGCTGATGGAGAGTTGCCTCGGCGGAGAGCTGTGGACGATCTTGCGCGACCGTGGCCACTTCGATGACGGCACCACGCGATTCTATACCGCCTGCGTCGTGGAGGCGTTCGACTATCTGCACTCGCGCAACATCATCTACCGCGATCTGAAGCCGGAAAATCTCCTGCTGGACGTGTCCGGTTACGTGAAGTTGGTTGACTTTGGGTTCGCCAAGAAACTGCAATCGG GTCGCAAAACGTGGACATTCTGCGGTACGCCGGAGTACGTCGCGCCGGAAGTTATTCTCAATCGGGGCCATGACATCAGTGCCGACTACTGGTCGCTCGGGGTGCTCATGTTTGAGCTGCTGACGG GAACGCCACCGTTCACCGGAGCCGATCCGATGCGCACGTACAACATCATCCTGAAGGGTATCGATGCGATCGAGTTCCCGCGCAACATCACCCGCAACGCCAGCGCGCTGATCAAGAAGCTGTGCCGTGACAATCCGACCGAACGACTCGGGTACCAGCGTGGTGGAATCAGTGAAATTCAAAAGCACAA GTGGTTCGATGGCTTCTACTGGGAAGGTTTGCGGAATCGTTCGCTACCGCCGCCGATCCTGCCGAAGGTGCAGAGTGTCGTCGATACGGCCAACTTCGATGACTATCCGGCCGATCCCGACGGTCCACCGCCGGATGATCTGTCCGGATGGGATGACGATTTCTAA